In Deinococcus maricopensis DSM 21211, one genomic interval encodes:
- a CDS encoding DUF1206 domain-containing protein: MNIPGSAARGAAALRDAASAGMDHAAPWLERLARFGYWSKGVVYLTIGTLALLRTLQVERGRTIDPRGALDTLGMTLGTTVLSRTLLLTLAFGLLGYCVWQALRALFDPERQGHAPKGLIKRAGYLLSATAYASLGWAAARRAVTGAHAANPHAEEEWTAHLLKLPSGRLLVAVVGLVFVIVAVNQLYVALRALFLKRIRLTDLGEKRRGLLTAVGQVGITARALVAAVIGAFFLQAAWDVDPEEAGSIGEALLAYETAPFGSVLMPLVALGMVVYGLYAWVQAAYRRIHIEGCLEPDPGEPAHDA; encoded by the coding sequence ATGAACATTCCAGGTTCCGCGGCGCGCGGCGCTGCCGCCCTGCGTGACGCCGCGAGCGCCGGGATGGACCACGCGGCACCGTGGCTGGAACGCCTCGCCCGCTTCGGGTACTGGAGCAAGGGCGTCGTGTACCTCACGATTGGCACGCTCGCGCTGCTCCGCACTCTGCAGGTGGAACGCGGGCGCACCATCGACCCGCGCGGCGCGCTCGATACGCTGGGCATGACGCTCGGCACCACCGTCCTGAGCCGCACGTTGCTGCTCACGCTCGCGTTCGGCCTGCTCGGGTACTGCGTATGGCAGGCGCTGCGGGCGCTGTTCGACCCGGAACGCCAGGGGCACGCGCCCAAAGGCCTCATCAAACGCGCCGGGTACCTCCTGAGCGCCACGGCGTACGCGAGCCTCGGGTGGGCCGCCGCGCGGCGCGCCGTGACGGGCGCGCACGCCGCGAACCCGCACGCGGAGGAGGAATGGACGGCGCACCTGCTGAAACTCCCCAGCGGGCGCCTGCTCGTCGCCGTCGTCGGCTTGGTGTTCGTGATCGTCGCCGTGAACCAGCTGTACGTGGCGCTGCGCGCGCTGTTCCTGAAACGCATTCGGCTTACGGACCTCGGCGAGAAACGGCGCGGGCTCCTCACCGCTGTCGGTCAGGTCGGCATCACGGCGCGCGCGCTCGTGGCCGCCGTGATCGGCGCGTTCTTCCTGCAGGCCGCGTGGGACGTCGACCCAGAAGAAGCCGGCAGCATCGGCGAGGCGCTCCTCGCGTACGAAACGGCGCCGTTCGGTTCCGTGCTGATGCCGCTCGTGGCGCTCGGCATGGTCGTGTACGGGCTGTACGCCTGGGTGCAGGCCGCGTACCGCCGCATTCACATCGAGGGGTGCCTCGAACCGGACCCTGGAGAGCCCGCGCATGACGCGTAA
- a CDS encoding lysylphosphatidylglycerol synthase transmembrane domain-containing protein produces the protein MTRNARARAWTWALNLIVLGSLLLAAHRYVNGEDLLGTLRRAHFGVLALAALLGLTYTFIKGVRFVGLTRPVGAPPGRTVLHAYIAAEAATILPGGVAMRAALLAQAGLPVARGSVPVLLASVQDQLVLATCALLGTLAVPSARPAVLGALGAFALIGAALAVPGLRRAASGALNALLTRAGAPGAWAAFTGGAAQVLRGRTLLITTLITFASVLVKIIALAACLAAVGASAPIVTLCLATVLPTMLGRLTPIPGGVGVTEAGMVTLLAASGVHTEMGLAASLLFRVTTVFVPVLIGAAVYFLTWRPRTDLQQPT, from the coding sequence ATGACGCGTAACGCTCGGGCCCGCGCGTGGACGTGGGCGCTGAACCTCATCGTGCTCGGCAGCCTGCTGCTCGCCGCGCACCGCTATGTGAACGGCGAGGACCTCCTCGGGACGCTGCGCCGCGCGCACTTCGGCGTGCTGGCGCTCGCGGCGCTGCTGGGCCTCACGTACACCTTCATCAAGGGCGTGCGCTTCGTGGGCCTCACGCGGCCTGTCGGCGCACCCCCGGGCCGCACGGTCCTGCACGCCTACATCGCCGCCGAGGCCGCCACGATCCTGCCGGGCGGCGTGGCCATGCGCGCCGCGCTGCTCGCGCAGGCGGGCCTGCCGGTCGCGCGCGGCAGCGTGCCCGTGCTGCTCGCGAGCGTGCAGGACCAGCTGGTGCTCGCCACGTGCGCGCTCCTCGGCACGCTCGCCGTGCCGAGCGCCCGCCCGGCCGTGCTGGGCGCCCTGGGCGCGTTCGCGCTGATCGGCGCGGCCCTGGCCGTGCCGGGCCTGCGCCGCGCCGCGTCCGGGGCGCTGAACGCCCTGCTCACGCGCGCCGGCGCGCCCGGCGCGTGGGCGGCGTTCACGGGCGGCGCGGCGCAGGTGCTGCGCGGGCGCACCCTGCTCATCACGACGCTCATCACGTTCGCGTCTGTGCTCGTGAAAATCATCGCGCTCGCCGCGTGCCTCGCGGCTGTCGGCGCCAGTGCCCCCATCGTCACGCTGTGCCTCGCCACGGTCCTCCCCACCATGCTCGGGCGGCTCACGCCCATTCCGGGCGGCGTGGGCGTCACCGAGGCGGGCATGGTCACGCTGCTCGCCGCGAGCGGCGTGCATACCGAAATGGGCCTCGCCGCCAGCCTGTTGTTCCGCGTCACCACCGTGTTCGTGCCCGTGCTGATCGGCGCGGCCGTGTACTTCCTGACCTGGCGTCCCCGCACGGACCTCCAGCAACCCACCTGA
- a CDS encoding diacylglycerol/lipid kinase family protein, with product MQATLIYNKRAGGSDRSDPQALVDALHAAGYVPVYRATDHEQALREALSDVQGTVFVAGGDGTIRAAAGHLIGRGLTLGVLPLGTANNIGRTLGVSGEPLDVIARYAGAQARPFDVGRVTAPWGEDFFLEAFGCGLYADVLAAYDPDEGKSPLRAAQAIVGTLGSYDPPPMKLSMDGVDYSGAYLLIEVLNTRATGPRLNLAPDADPGDGLLNVVRVNREGRDSAVAYFTALASGAFPELPSVGHLQARIVEFEWNGEHFHVDGEVRPAPEGPYPPDVPPTTVGTVRVEIMPGALNVLVPNDQREGQA from the coding sequence ATGCAAGCCACCCTGATCTACAACAAACGCGCCGGCGGCAGCGACCGCAGTGACCCTCAGGCCCTCGTGGACGCCCTGCACGCCGCCGGGTACGTGCCCGTGTACCGCGCCACCGACCACGAACAGGCCCTGCGCGAAGCGCTCTCGGACGTGCAGGGCACCGTGTTCGTCGCGGGCGGTGACGGCACCATCCGCGCTGCCGCCGGGCACCTCATCGGGCGCGGTCTTACCCTCGGTGTCCTCCCGCTCGGCACCGCCAACAACATCGGGCGGACGCTGGGCGTGAGCGGCGAACCGCTCGACGTCATCGCCCGCTACGCCGGCGCGCAGGCCAGACCGTTCGACGTGGGCCGCGTGACCGCCCCGTGGGGTGAGGACTTCTTCCTGGAGGCGTTCGGGTGCGGCCTGTACGCCGACGTGCTCGCCGCGTACGACCCGGACGAAGGCAAAAGCCCCCTGCGGGCCGCGCAGGCCATCGTCGGCACCCTCGGCAGCTACGACCCGCCCCCCATGAAGCTGAGCATGGACGGCGTGGACTACAGCGGCGCGTACCTCCTCATCGAGGTCCTCAACACCCGCGCGACCGGCCCGCGCCTGAACCTCGCACCGGACGCCGACCCGGGAGACGGCCTGCTGAACGTCGTCCGCGTGAACCGCGAAGGCCGCGACAGCGCCGTCGCGTACTTCACGGCCCTCGCGAGCGGCGCGTTCCCGGAGCTGCCCAGCGTCGGGCACCTGCAGGCCCGCATCGTCGAATTCGAGTGGAATGGCGAGCACTTCCACGTGGACGGCGAGGTGCGCCCCGCCCCGGAAGGCCCCTACCCGCCCGACGTGCCGCCCACCACCGTCGGCACCGTCCGCGTGGAGATCATGCCCGGCGCGCTCAACGTCCTCGTGCCCAACGACCAGCGCGAGGGGCAGGCGTGA
- a CDS encoding PHP-associated domain-containing protein has product MTPDLQGQHVERDGVPVMRIDLHVHTEASHDCRTPIQAFPAWCLAHNLRVLAVTDHDQHWGGVALQQHVRDLGLDDQLWIIAGEEITTREGELIGLFLQERIPPNLTPEDTVREIKAQGGLVMLQHGFDPLKRYRLRPEATARIADDVDIVETFNARLSRPQYNRDAATWAQARHLPECGGSDAHTLQDVGEGWSEAPLQPVRTPEELLAALRAGQVHGSWTPPVWAFVRKQWRNLWSSASGRGRQTPE; this is encoded by the coding sequence GTGACGCCCGACCTGCAGGGCCAGCACGTCGAACGCGACGGCGTGCCCGTCATGCGCATCGACCTGCACGTGCACACGGAGGCGTCCCACGACTGCCGCACGCCCATTCAGGCGTTCCCCGCGTGGTGCCTCGCGCACAACCTCCGCGTGCTCGCCGTCACCGATCACGACCAGCACTGGGGCGGCGTCGCGCTGCAGCAGCACGTCCGCGATCTCGGCCTCGACGACCAGCTGTGGATCATCGCGGGCGAGGAGATCACCACGCGCGAAGGGGAGCTGATCGGCCTGTTCCTGCAGGAGCGCATCCCGCCGAACCTCACGCCGGAAGACACCGTCCGCGAAATCAAGGCGCAGGGCGGGCTGGTCATGCTGCAGCACGGTTTCGACCCGCTCAAACGCTACCGCCTGCGGCCCGAAGCGACGGCGCGCATCGCGGACGACGTGGACATCGTCGAGACGTTCAACGCGCGCCTGTCCCGCCCGCAGTACAACCGCGACGCCGCCACCTGGGCGCAGGCGCGGCACCTGCCCGAGTGCGGCGGGTCCGACGCGCACACCCTGCAGGACGTCGGCGAAGGCTGGTCGGAAGCGCCGCTGCAACCCGTCCGCACGCCCGAGGAGCTCCTCGCGGCGCTGCGGGCCGGGCAGGTGCACGGCTCGTGGACGCCGCCCGTATGGGCGTTCGTGCGCAAGCAATGGCGGAACTTGTGGAGCAGCGCGAGCGGACGAGGGCGGCAGACACCGGAGTAA
- a CDS encoding DUF2716 domain-containing protein has product MSLRAGLAACVLSVRPAPGGHVHPRRGEGPWERGLLPDGDCASTLAPDGLYGTLGHLWELSVCVFGAAHAQRPSSHVPTGHPPQRPEGPSRNPALSVHGSPFGACG; this is encoded by the coding sequence GTGTCTCTACGCGCTGGACTGGCAGCCTGCGTGCTTTCTGTACGACCCGCACCGGGTGGCCACGTACACCCCAGACGGGGCGAGGGGCCCTGGGAACGTGGCCTCCTTCCGGACGGGGACTGCGCGTCGACGCTCGCGCCGGACGGCTTGTACGGCACGCTCGGGCACCTCTGGGAGCTGAGCGTCTGCGTCTTCGGGGCCGCACACGCTCAGCGCCCCTCCAGCCATGTCCCAACGGGTCATCCGCCGCAACGGCCGGAAGGTCCCTCTCGGAACCCGGCGCTGAGCGTCCACGGGAGTCCCTTTGGAGCCTGCGGGTAA